The DNA segment TCTTTAGGAAGTAAGGATTGTCTATGGTTATTTGAAAGATTAAGAAACAAATAAAACTAATATACAATCCTGATGAAAATCAGGATTTTTTTTTGAGTATAAATGAGAACAAAAATTGCAATACAAGGTATAAAAGGCTCTTTCCATCATCAGGTGGCGCAAGATTATTTCTATCAAAATATAGAAGTTGACGAATGTATGTCTTTTGAAGAATTGGTGGATAGCGTTTTGTCAGGCAAATCGGATCAGGCGGTTATGGCAATCGAGAATTCCATTGCGGGTCCCATTATTCCCAATTATGCCTTGATTGACAAAAACAATTTGCACATTGTTGGGGAACATTATTTAGACATTCACCAGAATTTAATGGCATTAAAAGGCCAGAAAATTGAAGATATCCAAGAAGTGCATTCGCATCCGATGGCTTTATTGCAATGTATGGAGTTCTTGAAAAAATACCCAAACATAAAAATAGTCGAAGATAAAGATACAGCTGAAACAGCAAGAAGAATTTACGAAAAACAGTTGAAAGGAATTGCAGCAATTGCCAGTAAAACAGCTTCTGAAATGTATGATTTGGAGATTTTGGCGCCGGAAATTCAAACGATTAACAATAATATGACTCGTTTTGTTATTATCAACAAAGAAGAGAAATTTGTCGAAGAAGACGAAATCAACAGGGCTTCCATCAAATTCGAATTGGATCACAAACGTGGAAGTTTGGCAGCAGTTTTGAACGTGATGAGCGATTGCAAATTAAATTTAACCAAAATTCAATCTTTGCCAAAAATAGAAACACCTTGGAAATATTCGTTTTTTGTGGACGTTACTTTCGAAAAATATGAAGACTACGCCAAAGCAAAATCCTTGTTGGAAATTATGGCGGAATATTTCAAAGTGTTGGGAGAATATAAAAATACAAAACCGTGATACAAACAGCAAAACGTTTAGATATAGTGGAAGAATACTATTTCTCCTCAAAATTGAGAGAAGTAAGACAATTGGCTTCCGAAGGAAAACCGATCATCAATATGGGAATTGGAAGTCCTGATTTAAAGCCTTCACAAGCCGTTATTGATGCAGTAACTTTGGCAATGCAGGAAGAAAATGCACATCAATATCAAAGTTACCAAGGATTGCCGGAATTGAGAAAAGGAATGGCCGATTTTTATCAAAACAACTATGGAGTTGCCTTGAATCCGAATACCGAGATTTTGCCTTTGATGGGTTCCAAAGAAGGAATTATGCACATTTCATTGGCGTTTTTGAACGAAGGAGACCAAGTTTTGATTCCAAATCCGGGGTATCCTACTTATTCTTCGGTGACGAATTTGGTTGGAGCCGTACCAGTTTATTACGATTTGAAAGAAGACAATAATTGGGAACCTGATTTCGAAGCTTTGGAAAAATTAGATTTATCGAAAGTAAAAATAATGTGGTTGGGTTATCCGCACATGCCGACAGGAGCGAGAGGAAGTTTGGAATTGTTTGAAAAGTTGGTTGCTTTCGCCAAAAAAAACAACATCTTGTTGATTAATGACAATCCATATAGTTTTGTTTTGAATGACAATCCAATGAGTTTGTTGCAGGTTGAAGGAGCAAAAGACGTGGCATTAGAATTGAATTCTTTATCAAAAACCTTCAATATGGCAGGTTGGCGAGTGGGAATGGTGTTGGGAAATGCAGCTTGTATTGATGCAGTTTTGAAAGTAAAAAGTAATATGGACAGCGGAATGTTCTTTGGAATCCAAAAAGGAGCAATTGCAGCCTTGAAAAGCGATCAATCTTGGTTCGATTCGATGAACGCTGTTTACAAGAAAAGAAGAGTTTTAACAGAACAATTAGCTGAAAAGTTAGGTTGTGAAGTCTATAAGGAAGGCGTTGGATTATTTGTTTGGGCAAAATTACCAGCAGGAATAACATCTTCAGAAGATTTTATAGATAAAATTTTATACGAAAAATCAATTTTCATCACTCCGGGAACAATTTTCGGTTCCAATGGAGAAGGATATATCCGATTTGCACTTTGCGTGAAAGAGGAAAAAGTGCAAGAAGCAATAGATAGATTTGTGTAGAGACGCGATTTATCGCGTCTAAATAATTTGCAATTAAAGAAAATGAAAGTACACGTAATAGGAATAGGATTAATAGGCGGTTCGATGGTTTTGGACATCAAATCACTGCATCCGGACGCGACTATTTATGGAATTGACAACAACGAAAGCCATTTGGCGGAAGCTATTGCTCTTGGAGTTGTTGACCAAGCGGCGACATTCGAAGATTTGGCGGTAGCCGATTTTGTAATCGTTTCGGTTCCTGTTGATATAGCATTGACCCTTTTGCCAAAAGTTTTGGATGCAATCGGAGAGAATACGATTGTTTTTGAAGTGGGTTCTACGAAGACGCCAATTTGCGAAGCGGTGGCGGATCATCCAAGAAGAAGAAATTTCATTGCCACGCATCCCATTGCGGGAACTGAATTTTCTGGGCCTTCGGCGGCGATAAAAAACTTGTTTCAAGGAAAAACCAACATCATTTGCGAAGTCGAAAAAACGACTTTCAAGTTGCAGGAGAAAGCCTTGGATTTGTTCAAGAGTATGGGAATGAGAATCCGTTACATGGATCCAAAATCGCACGACAAGCATATTGCTTATGTGTCGCATTTGTCCCATATCAGTTCGTTTATGCTTGGGAAAACGGTTATCAATAAAGAGAAAGACGAACAGGATATTTTTGACATGGCGGGTTCCGGATTCGAAAGCACGGTTCGTTTGGCTAAAAGTTCCCCGGCAATGTGGACACCAATCTTTAAACAGAATAAAAAGCAAGTCATAAAAACATTGGAAGAATATATCTCTAATTTATCCAATTTCAAAGAATTATTGGAGAAAGATGATTATGATGCGATATTCAACGAAATGCAAAGCGTGAATAAAATCAGGGAAATATTAAACGGAATGAACAGTAAAAAATAATATCAAAATAAACACAACAAAAAATAAATATTTAGAAAAGATGGAAAACAAGAAAGAAATGAGAAATTGGTTGAACGAATTCAATTTGTCTCATCCATTAGTGATAGCAGGACCTTGTAGTGCTGAGACCGAAGAGCAAGTATTGAAAATTGCTCACGAATTGAAAGATTCTGATGTAAGCGTTTTTAGAGCAGGAATTTGGAAACCAAGAACTCGTCCAGGAGGATTTGAAGGTGTTGGAGAAATTGGACTGAAATGGTTGAAAAAAGCAAAAGCAGAAACAGGAATGCTTATGGGAACTGAGGTTGCCACTGCTGCACACTGTAAATTGGCTTTAGAATATGATATCGATGTTTTGTGGGTTGGTGCTCGTACCACTGCAAATCCATTTGCGGTTCAAGAAATTGCCGATACTTTGAAAGGAACTGATAAAATCGTTTTGATCAAAAACCCGGTAAACCCTGATATGGCTTTATGGTTGGGTGGTGTAGAGCGTTTGTATGCTGCCGGAATCGAAAAATTAGGAGTAATTCACAGAGGTTTTTCTACTTACGAAAAAACAAAATACAGAAACATTCCAGAATGGCAAATTGCTATCGAATTGCAAAATAAATTCCCTGATTTACCATTAATTATTGATCCATCACATATTACAGGAAACCGTAACATGATTCTTGAAGTGACTCAAGAAGCTTTGGATTTGAATTATGACGGTATGATTATCGAAACGCATATTGATCCAGACAATGCTTGGTCTGATGCAGCACAACAAGTTACTCCAGACGCTTTGAAACAAATCTTGAAAGATTTGAAAATCAGAAAAGTAAGTGGTGACAATGACTTTGACCAAAAAATGACAAAATTGAGAGCAAACATCGATGTTTTGGACGCTAATTTATTAGAGCTTTTAGGAAAACGTATGAAAGTGGCTGACGAAATTGGTCAAGTGAAAAAAGAAAATAACGTGGCTGTATTGCAAAACAACCGTTGGAACGAAATCCAGGTAAAAATGGTTGCCGAAGGAGCTAAAAAAGGATTGACAGAAGAATTTATCGTTAAATTATTCAGAGGAATCCACCAAGAAAGCATCGAACATCAAGAGAAAATATTGAACTCTTAACCAGTGTTTTTCTAAAAATAGAATCCCCATACTTGTTCAAAAAAGTATGGGGATTTTTGTTTTTTAAAATGATTTAAGGATTAAATCAACAACAATAATAAGTGAAATCAAACAGCTTAAAAATATCAGTTGGCTCAACAATGTCAATAGTAATGATTTTTTCAAGCTCAGTTTATTGAAAAACTGTGCATTTGTCCAATAGATGAACACAACGTCAATTAGATAAATGACTAATGAAAGTGTCTGCAT comes from the Flavobacterium limnophilum genome and includes:
- a CDS encoding prephenate dehydratase — encoded protein: MRTKIAIQGIKGSFHHQVAQDYFYQNIEVDECMSFEELVDSVLSGKSDQAVMAIENSIAGPIIPNYALIDKNNLHIVGEHYLDIHQNLMALKGQKIEDIQEVHSHPMALLQCMEFLKKYPNIKIVEDKDTAETARRIYEKQLKGIAAIASKTASEMYDLEILAPEIQTINNNMTRFVIINKEEKFVEEDEINRASIKFELDHKRGSLAAVLNVMSDCKLNLTKIQSLPKIETPWKYSFFVDVTFEKYEDYAKAKSLLEIMAEYFKVLGEYKNTKP
- a CDS encoding pyridoxal phosphate-dependent aminotransferase, encoding MIQTAKRLDIVEEYYFSSKLREVRQLASEGKPIINMGIGSPDLKPSQAVIDAVTLAMQEENAHQYQSYQGLPELRKGMADFYQNNYGVALNPNTEILPLMGSKEGIMHISLAFLNEGDQVLIPNPGYPTYSSVTNLVGAVPVYYDLKEDNNWEPDFEALEKLDLSKVKIMWLGYPHMPTGARGSLELFEKLVAFAKKNNILLINDNPYSFVLNDNPMSLLQVEGAKDVALELNSLSKTFNMAGWRVGMVLGNAACIDAVLKVKSNMDSGMFFGIQKGAIAALKSDQSWFDSMNAVYKKRRVLTEQLAEKLGCEVYKEGVGLFVWAKLPAGITSSEDFIDKILYEKSIFITPGTIFGSNGEGYIRFALCVKEEKVQEAIDRFV
- a CDS encoding prephenate dehydrogenase yields the protein MKVHVIGIGLIGGSMVLDIKSLHPDATIYGIDNNESHLAEAIALGVVDQAATFEDLAVADFVIVSVPVDIALTLLPKVLDAIGENTIVFEVGSTKTPICEAVADHPRRRNFIATHPIAGTEFSGPSAAIKNLFQGKTNIICEVEKTTFKLQEKALDLFKSMGMRIRYMDPKSHDKHIAYVSHLSHISSFMLGKTVINKEKDEQDIFDMAGSGFESTVRLAKSSPAMWTPIFKQNKKQVIKTLEEYISNLSNFKELLEKDDYDAIFNEMQSVNKIREILNGMNSKK
- a CDS encoding bifunctional 3-deoxy-7-phosphoheptulonate synthase/chorismate mutase type II; translation: MENKKEMRNWLNEFNLSHPLVIAGPCSAETEEQVLKIAHELKDSDVSVFRAGIWKPRTRPGGFEGVGEIGLKWLKKAKAETGMLMGTEVATAAHCKLALEYDIDVLWVGARTTANPFAVQEIADTLKGTDKIVLIKNPVNPDMALWLGGVERLYAAGIEKLGVIHRGFSTYEKTKYRNIPEWQIAIELQNKFPDLPLIIDPSHITGNRNMILEVTQEALDLNYDGMIIETHIDPDNAWSDAAQQVTPDALKQILKDLKIRKVSGDNDFDQKMTKLRANIDVLDANLLELLGKRMKVADEIGQVKKENNVAVLQNNRWNEIQVKMVAEGAKKGLTEEFIVKLFRGIHQESIEHQEKILNS